A DNA window from Arachis duranensis cultivar V14167 chromosome 3, aradu.V14167.gnm2.J7QH, whole genome shotgun sequence contains the following coding sequences:
- the LOC107479548 gene encoding uncharacterized protein LOC107479548, with the protein MPLYAKFLKELMTKKRSWKNNEIVILTEECSAIIQHKLPQKLKDLGSFQIPCIIGEIIVEKALCDLGASINLMSVAMMRKMKIEEAKPTKMALQLADRLFKFSHGIVEDLLVKVGYFIFPADFVVLDMQEEAKTSIILGRPFLATAGAIIDVQKGDLTLRLHNEKMTFHVFKAMSYPSEQLGECMRLDALEEEVQECFEE; encoded by the coding sequence atgccactctatgccaagttcctGAAGGAGCTGATGactaagaagagaagctggaagaacaaTGAGATTGTGATACTAACcgaagaatgtagtgctatcATCCAGCACAAACTACCCCAGAAGTTAAAGGATCTAGGGAGCTTTCAGATCCCTTGTATTATAGGGGAAATCATAGTAGAGAAGGCTCTTTGTGACTTAGGAGCTAGCATCAATTTGATGTCAGTAGCAatgatgaggaagatgaagatcgaggaggctaaaccaacaaaaatggcCTTACAACTGGCAGACCGATTGTTCAAGTTCTCTCATGGCAtagtagaggatttgttggtgaAAGTAGGATACTTCATATTCCCAGCAGATTTTGTAGTGTTGGACATGCAGGAGGAAGCCAAGACCTCCATTATTTTGGGAAGGCCGTTCTTGGCTACTGCTGGAGctatcattgatgtccaaaaaggtgaTCTTACCTTGAGATTACACAATGAAAAGATGACATTCCATGTGTTcaaggccatgagttacccaTCAGAACAATTGGGGGAATGCATGAGGTTAGACGCACTTGAAGAAGAAGTGCAGGAGTGTTTTGAAGAATAA